The Aphelocoma coerulescens isolate FSJ_1873_10779 chromosome 2, UR_Acoe_1.0, whole genome shotgun sequence genome contains a region encoding:
- the AQP4 gene encoding aquaporin-4 isoform X1, producing the protein MTAADPQPVLRRPCPQRRPPARRTSKCGRLCKCERIMVAFKGVWTQPFWKAVSAEFLAMLIFVLLSLGSTINWGGAEKPLPVDMVLISLCFGLSIATMVQCFGHISGGHINPAVTVAMVCTRKISLAKSVFYILAQCLGAIVGAGILYLVTPPSVVGGLGVTAVHRDLSAGHGLLVELIITFQLVFTIFASCDSKRSDVTGSVALAIGFSVAIGHLFAINYTGASMNPARSFGPAVIMGRWENQWVYWVGPIIGAVLAGALYEYVYCPDVELKRRFKDVFGKATQPSKGKYIEVDDNRSHVETDDLILKPGIVHVIDIDRGEDKKGRDPSSEVLSSV; encoded by the exons ATGACCGCAGCCGACCCGCAGCCGGTGCTCCGGCGGCCGTGCCcccagcgccgcccgcccgcccgccgcacCAG tAAGTGTGGACGTCTCTGTAAGTGTGAGAGAATTATGGTGGCGTTTAAAGGAGTCTGGACTCAGCCCTTCTGGAAAGCCGTTTCGGCAGAATTTTTGGCCATGCTCATTTTTGTCCTCCTCAGCCTCGGCTCCACGATCAACTGGGGTGGAGCAGAGAAGCCCCTGCCTGTAGACATGGTCCTTATCTCCCTCTGCTTTGGACTCAGCATTGCCACCATGGTGCAGTGCTTTGGACACATCAGCGGAGGCCACATCAACCCTGCTGTGACCGTGGCAATGGTCTGCACGAGGAAGATCAGCCTGGCCAAGTCCGTCTTCTACATTCTTGCCCAGTGCCTGGGAGCCATCGTGGGCGCAGGCATCCTTTACCTTGTCACACCACCCAGCGTGGTGGGAGGCCTGGGAGTCACTGCG gtacacagagatctttctgctggGCATGGTCTCCTGGTGGAGTTGATAATTACATTCCAGCTGGTTTTTACTATTTTTGCTAGCTGTGATTCAAAACGAAGTGATGTCACTGGTTCAGTAGCTTTAGCAATTGGATTTTCTGTTGCAATTGGACATTTATTTGCT ATCAATTACACCGGTGCCAGCATGAACCCAGCTCGATCATTTGGACCTGCTGTCATTATGGGCAGATGGGAAAACCAATGG gtgTACTGGGTGGGACCGATAATCGGAGCAGTCCTTGCGGGGGCTCTGTACGAGTACGTCTATTGCCCAGACGTTGAACTCAAGCGCCGCTTCAAAGACGTCTTTGGTAAGGCCACCCAGCCTTCCAAGGGGAAGTACATCGAGGTGGACGACAACAGGAGCCACGTAGAGACCGATGACCTGATCCTGAAGCCTGGCATAGTTCATGTGATTGATATTGACAGGGGCGAGGACAAGAAGGGAAGAGATCCATCCAGCGAGGTGTTGTCTTCTGTATGA
- the AQP4 gene encoding aquaporin-4 isoform X2: protein MSDGAAAPRRGKCGRLCKCERIMVAFKGVWTQPFWKAVSAEFLAMLIFVLLSLGSTINWGGAEKPLPVDMVLISLCFGLSIATMVQCFGHISGGHINPAVTVAMVCTRKISLAKSVFYILAQCLGAIVGAGILYLVTPPSVVGGLGVTAVHRDLSAGHGLLVELIITFQLVFTIFASCDSKRSDVTGSVALAIGFSVAIGHLFAINYTGASMNPARSFGPAVIMGRWENQWVYWVGPIIGAVLAGALYEYVYCPDVELKRRFKDVFGKATQPSKGKYIEVDDNRSHVETDDLILKPGIVHVIDIDRGEDKKGRDPSSEVLSSV from the exons ATGAGCGACggagcggccgctccgcgcCGCGG tAAGTGTGGACGTCTCTGTAAGTGTGAGAGAATTATGGTGGCGTTTAAAGGAGTCTGGACTCAGCCCTTCTGGAAAGCCGTTTCGGCAGAATTTTTGGCCATGCTCATTTTTGTCCTCCTCAGCCTCGGCTCCACGATCAACTGGGGTGGAGCAGAGAAGCCCCTGCCTGTAGACATGGTCCTTATCTCCCTCTGCTTTGGACTCAGCATTGCCACCATGGTGCAGTGCTTTGGACACATCAGCGGAGGCCACATCAACCCTGCTGTGACCGTGGCAATGGTCTGCACGAGGAAGATCAGCCTGGCCAAGTCCGTCTTCTACATTCTTGCCCAGTGCCTGGGAGCCATCGTGGGCGCAGGCATCCTTTACCTTGTCACACCACCCAGCGTGGTGGGAGGCCTGGGAGTCACTGCG gtacacagagatctttctgctggGCATGGTCTCCTGGTGGAGTTGATAATTACATTCCAGCTGGTTTTTACTATTTTTGCTAGCTGTGATTCAAAACGAAGTGATGTCACTGGTTCAGTAGCTTTAGCAATTGGATTTTCTGTTGCAATTGGACATTTATTTGCT ATCAATTACACCGGTGCCAGCATGAACCCAGCTCGATCATTTGGACCTGCTGTCATTATGGGCAGATGGGAAAACCAATGG gtgTACTGGGTGGGACCGATAATCGGAGCAGTCCTTGCGGGGGCTCTGTACGAGTACGTCTATTGCCCAGACGTTGAACTCAAGCGCCGCTTCAAAGACGTCTTTGGTAAGGCCACCCAGCCTTCCAAGGGGAAGTACATCGAGGTGGACGACAACAGGAGCCACGTAGAGACCGATGACCTGATCCTGAAGCCTGGCATAGTTCATGTGATTGATATTGACAGGGGCGAGGACAAGAAGGGAAGAGATCCATCCAGCGAGGTGTTGTCTTCTGTATGA